AAGGATTTTCTTGCAGGCCAGTACTGCGTGCTGCGGTTCCTCGGCGGCATCGGCGCTGGCGGCATGGGCCTGGGCGGTCGGCGCCTCGATGGCCAGCGGGTGCAATTGCCGGGCTTCGGTCAGCACCGCCTGCCCCAGGGCCAGGGGCGTGGTGGCTTCCTGGCCGGCGTAGTGGTAGGTGCCCCAAAGCGGCGCGGCGCAATCGAGCTGCTTGAGCACCGAGATGATCACCCGCGCGGCATCGTCCACCGGGGTCGGATTACCCCGCCGGTCGTCGGCCATCAACAGTTCGTCCGGGGATTCGGCCCGGGCCAGGAAACGCCCGAGAATGCCGTCCGGGCTGTCATCCAGCAGCCAGCCGAAACGCAGCAGCACGTGCTGTGGGCAGGTGGCGCGAACGCTTTGCTCGATACGCCACAGAGCCTGGCCGCGCAGGCCCAGGGGCACCGGCTCGTCCTTTTCGCTGTAGGCAGTCGCCCGGGAGCCGTCGAACACCCGGTAGCTCGAAGGTTGCAGGAGGATGATGTTGTGATGCTGGCAAAGCTCTGCCAGGCGCTCGACCGCCCGTTCCTGGCCGCTCAAGCGCGCCTCGCTCACGCTCTCCGCCTGAAACCAGTCGAAGTAGTAAGCCAGGTTGATCAAGGCATCCGGGCGGGTGTCGTCGAGCAGTTGCGTAAGGCTCGCGGCATCCCAGCCGTCTTGCGGCGGACGGGGGGCGAGGAAACCGATGTCTTCCTCCGCACCCAGGCGAATCAGCGCCTGCCCAAGGGCATTTCCGCCGCCCAGTAACATAAGGCGCATTCGCATAGAGTCAGCAGGCCCAGTCTGTTCAGAACGATGGTTGGAGTCGGCCAGTCTCGTGGGGCTGGCCGTCGATAATTGCCGGAATCGTTGCATTTTGCGGGTTTGTGGCGCAAGCGTCACTCAGAAAGTGTCGAGGCCCCCATGGAATCAACGGTGCTTGCAAGTTGCCGGGTGCGGCCGCATAAATCCATCCATGAACCTTGCCCAATCCGTGAATCCGGTGCTGGACGGCTTCCACCCCGCTGTCAGCGCCTGGTTCAAGCATACCTTTGCCGCTGTGACCCCGGCCCAGGCCCGCGCCTGGCCGCTGATCGCCCAGCGCCGCTCTACCCTGATCGCCGCGCCCACCGGCTCCGGCAAGACCCTGACCGCCTTTCTCGCGGTGATCGATGACCTGGTGCGCCAGGGGCTGGCCGGCGGTGGCCAGCTGCCGGACGCCACCCTGGTGGTGTATGTGTCGCCACTCAAGGCCTTGAGCAATGACATTCAGATCAACCTGCAGCAGCCACTGGCGGGCATCACCGAGCAATTGCGCCGCATGGGCCTGCCGGAACTGTCCATCAGCACCGCGGTGCGCACCGGCGATACCCCGCAGAAAGACCGCAACGCCATGCGCAAGAGCGCGCCGCAGATCCTCGTCACCACCCCGGAATCCCTCTACGTGCTGCTGGGCTCGGATTCCGGCCGCAGGATGCTGGCCAGCACCCGCAGCGTGATCGTCGACGAAATCCACGCCCTGGCCGGCAGCAAGCGCGGCAGCCACCTGGCCCTGAGCCTGGAACGCTTGCAGGCCTTGCGCGCCGAACCCTTGCTGCGCATCGGCCTGTCCGCCACGCAGAAGCCCATCGAAGCCGTGTCGCGCTTTCTGGTGGGCCACGGCCGCCCTTGCGAAATTGTCGATATCGGCCACGCCCGGCCCCGGGACCTGGACATCGAAGTGCCGCCGGTGCCGCTGTCGGCGGTCATGGCCAATGACGTCTGGGAGCTGGTGTACGAGCGCCTCGCCAACCTGGCCAGGGAACACCGCACCACGCTGATATTCGTCAACACCCGGCGCCTGGCCGAGCGCCTGGCCCGCCACCTCAGCGAGCGCCTGGGCAAGCAGGCGGTGGCCGCGCACCACGGCAGCCTGGCCAAGGAGCAGCGCCTGGAAGCCGAGCAGCGACTCAAGGCCGGCGACCTGCAAGTGCTGATCGCTACCGCTTCCCTGGAGCTGGGGATCGATATCGGTGATGTCGACCTGGTGTGCCAGATCGGCTCGCCGCGCTCGATCTCGGCCTTTCTGCAGCGGGTCGGCCGCTCCGGTCACCAGGTGGGCGGCACGCCCAAGGGCCGGTTGTTCGCCCTGACCCGCGACGACCTGATCGAATGCGCCGCCCTGCTCGACTGCGTGCGCCGGGGCGAACTGGACACTCTACTGATTCCCCATGCCCCCCTGGATGTGCTGGCCCAGCAGATCGTCGCTGAAGTCAGCTGCCAGGAGTGGTCGGAAGCCGCGCTGCTGGACATGCTGCGCCAGGCCGCGCCCTACGCCGACCTGGATCAGGCCCACTACCAGGCGCTGTTGCAGATGCTCGCCGAGGGCTTCAACGGGCGCCAGGGCCTGCGCAGCGCCTACCTGCACCGCGACGCCCTGGCCCGCACCCTGCGCGGGCGCCGAGGCGCCCAACTGACCGCGCTGACCAGCGGCGGGACCATCCCCGACAACGCCGACTACAGCGTGCTGCTGGAGCCCCAGGGGCTGAACATTGGCAGCGTCAACGAAGACTTCGCCGTGGAAAGCATTGCCGGCGACGTGTTCCAGCTGGGCAACACCTCCTATCGCATCCTGCGGGTGGAAACCGGCAAGGTGCGGGTCGAGGATGCCCAGGGCCAGCCGCCAAACATTCCCTTCTGGCTCGGCGAAGCCCCCGGGCGCAGCGCCGAACTCTCCAGTGCCGTGGCGCGCCTGCTGGCCCAACTCGACGAGTTGCTCGGCGCCACGCCCGGCCAGTTGCAAGCGGCCATCCACTGGTTGCACCACGAACTGGGCCTGAACCTGGCCAGCGCCGAGCAACTGGTGGATTACCTGGCACCGGCGCGCCTGGCCCTGGGCGCGCTGCCGTCCCAGGACACGCTGATCATGGAGCGCTTCTTCGACGAGTCCGGCGGCACCCAACTGGTGATCCACAGCCCCTTCGGCAGCCGCATCAACCGCGCCTGGGGCCTGGCCCTGCGCAAGCGCTTCTGCCGCACCTTCAATTTCGAATTGCAGGCGGCCGCCAGCGAGGACGCGATCGTCCTTTCCCTGTCCACCAGCCACAGCTTCGCCCTGGACGAGGTCTGGCGTTACCTGCACAGCAACAGCGCCGAACACATCCTGGTCCAGGCGCTGCTGGACGCACCGCTGTTCGGCGTGCGCTGGCGCTGGAACGCCGGAGTGGCGCTGGCCCTGCCGCGCTACAGCGGCGGGCGCAAAGTGCCGCCGCAGATCCAGCGCATGAAAAGCGAAGACCTGATCGCCAGCGTGTTTCCCGACCAGATCGCCTGCCTGGAAAACCTGGCCGGCGAGCGCGAGATTCCCGACCATCCGCTGGTGGAGCAGACCCTCGACGACTGCCTGCACGAAGCCATGGACAGCGAAGGCTGGTTGAACCTGCTGCGGCGCATGGAACAGGGCCAGGTGCGCCTGCTCAGCCGCGAACTGCCGGCGCCCTCGCCCCTGGCGGCGGAAATCCTCAGCGCCAAGCCCTACACCTTTCTCGATGACGCGCCCCTGGAGGAACGCCGTACCCAGGCGGTGCTGGCCCGGCGTTGGAGCGACCCGCAAGCCACCGACGACCTGGGCGCCCTGGATGCCGAAGCGATTGCCGCGGTGGCCGCCGAAGCCTGGCCAGCCCCGGCCAGTGCCGATGAAATGCACGAAGCGCTGATGAGCCTGGCCTGTATCAGCGAAGCCGAGGCCCAGGCCAACCTCCACTGGCCCGAGTGGCTGCAAGCCCTTTCCAGCCAGGGCCGCGCCTGCCGCTTGCAGGCCGGCCCGGGCGGCGGCTTGTGGCTGGCCCTGGAGCGCATCTGCTGTCTGCGGGCGCTGTACCCTCAGGCCGCCTTGCAACCCGCGCTGCAACCGGTGCCCGGTTTCGACCAGGCCTGGGAGGCACAGCCGGCCCTGGTGGAGCTGATTCGCGCCCGCCTCAGCGGCTTCGCTCCCCTGACCCTGGCGCAGATCGCCGCGCCCCTGGGCCTGCCCGCTTCCAGCATCCACCAGGCGCTGATCCAGCTGGAGAGCGAAGGTTATGTGCTGCGGGGGCGCTTCAGCCCTGGCGGCGATGAAGAACAATGGTGCGAACGTCACCTGCTGGCGCGGATCCACCGCTACACGGTGAAGCGCCTGCGCCGGGAAATCGAACCGGTGGCCTTGCAGGATTTCATGCGCTTTCTGTTCGACTGGCAGCACCTGTCGCCGGGTACCCAGGGCCAGGGCAGCGCCATGCTGGCCGAGCTGGTCGCGCAGTTCGAAGGCTACCCCGCAGCGGCCTCGGCCTGGGACAGCGACCTGCTGCCGGCGCGCCTGAAGGATTACTCCGCCAGTTGGCTGGATGACCT
The DNA window shown above is from Pseudomonas protegens CHA0 and carries:
- a CDS encoding sugar nucleotide-binding protein, whose product is MRMRLMLLGGGNALGQALIRLGAEEDIGFLAPRPPQDGWDAASLTQLLDDTRPDALINLAYYFDWFQAESVSEARLSGQERAVERLAELCQHHNIILLQPSSYRVFDGSRATAYSEKDEPVPLGLRGQALWRIEQSVRATCPQHVLLRFGWLLDDSPDGILGRFLARAESPDELLMADDRRGNPTPVDDAARVIISVLKQLDCAAPLWGTYHYAGQEATTPLALGQAVLTEARQLHPLAIEAPTAQAHAASADAAEEPQHAVLACKKILHTFGIKPRAWRAALPALLDRFYRHG
- a CDS encoding DEAD/DEAH box helicase, with amino-acid sequence MNLAQSVNPVLDGFHPAVSAWFKHTFAAVTPAQARAWPLIAQRRSTLIAAPTGSGKTLTAFLAVIDDLVRQGLAGGGQLPDATLVVYVSPLKALSNDIQINLQQPLAGITEQLRRMGLPELSISTAVRTGDTPQKDRNAMRKSAPQILVTTPESLYVLLGSDSGRRMLASTRSVIVDEIHALAGSKRGSHLALSLERLQALRAEPLLRIGLSATQKPIEAVSRFLVGHGRPCEIVDIGHARPRDLDIEVPPVPLSAVMANDVWELVYERLANLAREHRTTLIFVNTRRLAERLARHLSERLGKQAVAAHHGSLAKEQRLEAEQRLKAGDLQVLIATASLELGIDIGDVDLVCQIGSPRSISAFLQRVGRSGHQVGGTPKGRLFALTRDDLIECAALLDCVRRGELDTLLIPHAPLDVLAQQIVAEVSCQEWSEAALLDMLRQAAPYADLDQAHYQALLQMLAEGFNGRQGLRSAYLHRDALARTLRGRRGAQLTALTSGGTIPDNADYSVLLEPQGLNIGSVNEDFAVESIAGDVFQLGNTSYRILRVETGKVRVEDAQGQPPNIPFWLGEAPGRSAELSSAVARLLAQLDELLGATPGQLQAAIHWLHHELGLNLASAEQLVDYLAPARLALGALPSQDTLIMERFFDESGGTQLVIHSPFGSRINRAWGLALRKRFCRTFNFELQAAASEDAIVLSLSTSHSFALDEVWRYLHSNSAEHILVQALLDAPLFGVRWRWNAGVALALPRYSGGRKVPPQIQRMKSEDLIASVFPDQIACLENLAGEREIPDHPLVEQTLDDCLHEAMDSEGWLNLLRRMEQGQVRLLSRELPAPSPLAAEILSAKPYTFLDDAPLEERRTQAVLARRWSDPQATDDLGALDAEAIAAVAAEAWPAPASADEMHEALMSLACISEAEAQANLHWPEWLQALSSQGRACRLQAGPGGGLWLALERICCLRALYPQAALQPALQPVPGFDQAWEAQPALVELIRARLSGFAPLTLAQIAAPLGLPASSIHQALIQLESEGYVLRGRFSPGGDEEQWCERHLLARIHRYTVKRLRREIEPVALQDFMRFLFDWQHLSPGTQGQGSAMLAELVAQFEGYPAAASAWDSDLLPARLKDYSASWLDDLCRSGKVVWSRINSSGKIAASALRSTPIVLLPRARVALWNALTCPIDSSDLSPKAQKVHTVLSQLGALFFDELLQETHLLRSELETVLQELVGAGWVNADSFAGLRALITPASKRQNRSSRRGRGAFVGGMDDAGRWALLRRAASEDSAATLEHVAMTLLRRYGVVFWRLLEREADWLPNWRDLLRTFHRLEARGEIRGGRFVSGLAGEQFALPEAIPLLREVRRRPHDGSLIAVCGVDPLNLAGTLLPGPKVPALSGNRLVFRDGLPAAADIGGTQHLWLELEPQAAQALRNKLIRH